A window of Fundulus heteroclitus isolate FHET01 chromosome 15, MU-UCD_Fhet_4.1, whole genome shotgun sequence contains these coding sequences:
- the si:ch211-57i17.1 gene encoding fasciculation and elongation protein zeta-2 isoform X3, which produces MAAPLAHFDEDWQDFNEFQPSSESAEQLDQLNSNAGDPSGLDDFSDADNSFSGDICSFKSMEDLVHDFDEKLTVCFRNYNTTTENIAPVKPMTEENYLKDDEVWNALTNNYGNVMPVDWKTSYTRSLHLPALKLTAQQGQKAETQSLDLSDDDDEELREQLDMHSIIVSSINEEPLFTAEQVIEEIEEMMQESPDPEDDESPSQSDLSMLSQDLGGMKRSGSNTSFEERLRQLSVPELARTLEEVEAAIRRYSEELIQALALRDELDFEKEVKNSFISLLIDVQNKQKEHRELLRKKKKIRSTTTTGPNGQRTNSTHIPGTYLTTVIPYEKKAGSPSVEDLQILAKILHAMRDDSEKVPALLTDYILKVLCPT; this is translated from the exons ATGGCGGCGCCGTTAGCCCACTTCGACGAGGACTGGCAGGACTTCAACGAGTTCCAGCCGTCGTCGGAGTCGGCCGAGCAGCTGGACCAGCTGAACTCCAACGCGGGCGACCCGTCGGGCCTAGACGACTTCTCCGATGCGGACAACAGCTTCTCCGGGGACATCTGCAGCTTCAAGTCGATGGAGGACCTGGTCCACGACTTCGACGAAAAGCTAACCGTGTGTTTCCGAAACTACAACACTACGACGGAGAACATCGCTCCGGTTAAACCCATGACGGAGGAGAACTACCTGAAAGACGACGA GGTCTGGAACGCTTTGACGAACAACTACGGCAACGTGATGCCTGTGGACTGGAAGACGTCCTACACCCGCTCCCTGCACCTGCCGGCCCTCAAGCTCACAGCGCAACAG GGGCAGAAGGCGGAGACCCAGTCTTTGGATCTGTccgacgacgacgacgaggaGCTGCGGGAACAGCTGGACATGCACTCCATCATCGTCTCCAGCATCAACGAGGAGCCGCTCTTCACTGCTGAACAG GTGATAGAGGAGATCGAAGAGATGATGCAGGAGTCCCCCGACCCGGAAGACGACGAGAGTCCCTCCCAGTCCGACCTGTCCATGCTCTCCCAGGACCTCGGTGGCATGAAGCGATCCGGATCCAACACGAGCTTCGAGGAAC GGCTTCGTCAGCTCTCTGTGCCGGAGCTCGCCCGGACCCTGGAGGAAGTGGAGGCGGCCATCCGTCGCTACAGCGAAGAGCTGATCCAGGCTCTGGCCCTGCGAGACGAACTAGACTTCGAGAAggag GTGAAGAACAGCTTCATCTCGCTGCTGATCGACGTGCAGAACAAGCAGAAGGAGCACCGCGAGCTGCTgcgcaagaagaagaagatcagGAGCACGACCACGACGGGGCCCAACGGCCAGAGGACGAACAGCACGCACATACCCGGCACG taTCTGACCACAGTGATCCCCTACGAGAAGAAAGCGGGCTCTCCGTCTGTAGAAGACCTCCAGATCCTCGCAAAGA TTCTTCACGCCATGAGGGATGACAGCGAGAAGGTACCGGCCCTCCTAACGGATTACATACTCAAAG
- the si:ch211-57i17.1 gene encoding fasciculation and elongation protein zeta-2 isoform X1 translates to MAAPLAHFDEDWQDFNEFQPSSESAEQLDQLNSNAGDPSGLDDFSDADNSFSGDICSFKSMEDLVHDFDEKLTVCFRNYNTTTENIAPVKPMTEENYLKDDEVWNALTNNYGNVMPVDWKTSYTRSLHLPALKLTAQQGQKAETQSLDLSDDDDEELREQLDMHSIIVSSINEEPLFTAEQVIEEIEEMMQESPDPEDDESPSQSDLSMLSQDLGGMKRSGSNTSFEERLRQLSVPELARTLEEVEAAIRRYSEELIQALALRDELDFEKEVKNSFISLLIDVQNKQKEHRELLRKKKKIRSTTTTGPNGQRTNSTHIPGTLLTLEGLSNVIQNGLRQTFGHTGGDKQYLTTVIPYEKKAGSPSVEDLQILAKILHAMRDDSEKVPALLTDYILKVLCPT, encoded by the exons ATGGCGGCGCCGTTAGCCCACTTCGACGAGGACTGGCAGGACTTCAACGAGTTCCAGCCGTCGTCGGAGTCGGCCGAGCAGCTGGACCAGCTGAACTCCAACGCGGGCGACCCGTCGGGCCTAGACGACTTCTCCGATGCGGACAACAGCTTCTCCGGGGACATCTGCAGCTTCAAGTCGATGGAGGACCTGGTCCACGACTTCGACGAAAAGCTAACCGTGTGTTTCCGAAACTACAACACTACGACGGAGAACATCGCTCCGGTTAAACCCATGACGGAGGAGAACTACCTGAAAGACGACGA GGTCTGGAACGCTTTGACGAACAACTACGGCAACGTGATGCCTGTGGACTGGAAGACGTCCTACACCCGCTCCCTGCACCTGCCGGCCCTCAAGCTCACAGCGCAACAG GGGCAGAAGGCGGAGACCCAGTCTTTGGATCTGTccgacgacgacgacgaggaGCTGCGGGAACAGCTGGACATGCACTCCATCATCGTCTCCAGCATCAACGAGGAGCCGCTCTTCACTGCTGAACAG GTGATAGAGGAGATCGAAGAGATGATGCAGGAGTCCCCCGACCCGGAAGACGACGAGAGTCCCTCCCAGTCCGACCTGTCCATGCTCTCCCAGGACCTCGGTGGCATGAAGCGATCCGGATCCAACACGAGCTTCGAGGAAC GGCTTCGTCAGCTCTCTGTGCCGGAGCTCGCCCGGACCCTGGAGGAAGTGGAGGCGGCCATCCGTCGCTACAGCGAAGAGCTGATCCAGGCTCTGGCCCTGCGAGACGAACTAGACTTCGAGAAggag GTGAAGAACAGCTTCATCTCGCTGCTGATCGACGTGCAGAACAAGCAGAAGGAGCACCGCGAGCTGCTgcgcaagaagaagaagatcagGAGCACGACCACGACGGGGCCCAACGGCCAGAGGACGAACAGCACGCACATACCCGGCACG CTCCTCACTCTGGAGGGACTCTCCAATGTCATTCAAAATGGCCTCCGTCAAACTTTTGGCCACACAGGAGGGGATAAACAG taTCTGACCACAGTGATCCCCTACGAGAAGAAAGCGGGCTCTCCGTCTGTAGAAGACCTCCAGATCCTCGCAAAGA TTCTTCACGCCATGAGGGATGACAGCGAGAAGGTACCGGCCCTCCTAACGGATTACATACTCAAAG
- the si:ch211-57i17.1 gene encoding fasciculation and elongation protein zeta-2 isoform X2, producing MAAPLAHFDEDWQDFNEFQPSSESAEQLDQLNSNAGDPSGLDDFSDADNSFSGDICSFKSMEDLVHDFDEKLTVCFRNYNTTTENIAPVKPMTEENYLKDDEVWNALTNNYGNVMPVDWKTSYTRSLHLPALKLTAQQGQKAETQSLDLSDDDDEELREQLDMHSIIVSSINEEPLFTAEQVIEEIEEMMQESPDPEDDESPSQSDLSMLSQDLGGMKRSGSNTSFEERLRQLSVPELARTLEEVEAAIRRYSEELIQALALRDELDFEKEVKNSFISLLIDVQNKQKEHRELLRKKKKIRSTTTTGPNGQRTNSTHIPGTLLTLEGLSNVIQNGLRQTFGHTGGDKQYLTTVIPYEKKAGSPSVEDLQILAKILHAMRDDSEKVPALLTDYILKALV from the exons ATGGCGGCGCCGTTAGCCCACTTCGACGAGGACTGGCAGGACTTCAACGAGTTCCAGCCGTCGTCGGAGTCGGCCGAGCAGCTGGACCAGCTGAACTCCAACGCGGGCGACCCGTCGGGCCTAGACGACTTCTCCGATGCGGACAACAGCTTCTCCGGGGACATCTGCAGCTTCAAGTCGATGGAGGACCTGGTCCACGACTTCGACGAAAAGCTAACCGTGTGTTTCCGAAACTACAACACTACGACGGAGAACATCGCTCCGGTTAAACCCATGACGGAGGAGAACTACCTGAAAGACGACGA GGTCTGGAACGCTTTGACGAACAACTACGGCAACGTGATGCCTGTGGACTGGAAGACGTCCTACACCCGCTCCCTGCACCTGCCGGCCCTCAAGCTCACAGCGCAACAG GGGCAGAAGGCGGAGACCCAGTCTTTGGATCTGTccgacgacgacgacgaggaGCTGCGGGAACAGCTGGACATGCACTCCATCATCGTCTCCAGCATCAACGAGGAGCCGCTCTTCACTGCTGAACAG GTGATAGAGGAGATCGAAGAGATGATGCAGGAGTCCCCCGACCCGGAAGACGACGAGAGTCCCTCCCAGTCCGACCTGTCCATGCTCTCCCAGGACCTCGGTGGCATGAAGCGATCCGGATCCAACACGAGCTTCGAGGAAC GGCTTCGTCAGCTCTCTGTGCCGGAGCTCGCCCGGACCCTGGAGGAAGTGGAGGCGGCCATCCGTCGCTACAGCGAAGAGCTGATCCAGGCTCTGGCCCTGCGAGACGAACTAGACTTCGAGAAggag GTGAAGAACAGCTTCATCTCGCTGCTGATCGACGTGCAGAACAAGCAGAAGGAGCACCGCGAGCTGCTgcgcaagaagaagaagatcagGAGCACGACCACGACGGGGCCCAACGGCCAGAGGACGAACAGCACGCACATACCCGGCACG CTCCTCACTCTGGAGGGACTCTCCAATGTCATTCAAAATGGCCTCCGTCAAACTTTTGGCCACACAGGAGGGGATAAACAG taTCTGACCACAGTGATCCCCTACGAGAAGAAAGCGGGCTCTCCGTCTGTAGAAGACCTCCAGATCCTCGCAAAGA TTCTTCACGCCATGAGGGATGACAGCGAGAAGGTACCGGCCCTCCTAACGGATTACATACTCAAAG